AGACCCAGAAGATAGAGACTCCAGTACTCCAACAagtatacacattttatatatttgaacagTCCATAGTAAAACTTATAAAAGGTATAAGATAGAATTGAAGTAATAAATAAGGAAGTATATTTTACCGTCTGAGAAGTATTCTTTAGGCCTGGGTCTAGATAGTCTGCGCACTTCTTCGGGCGTGAAGTTCTTGAACGGCTGATTCAGAGCGACGATGTGCATCGAGAACCCGAAGACGAATATGGCCAGCACGGCCAAGAACCTCGCCAAGTCCTTCATCAGATCGCCGATGATGATGGCCCAAGGGCCGAACAGGTAGTGAAACGACAGGAAGTCCAGTATTTGAACACACGCCAATAGGAACGACAGTGCGAAGAACTGATTGCGGCAGTACATCAGCGTGGGCCAGTACGGCTTGTCGATGAACAGCATCCCGGAGACGTGGGCTGCCACACCGCACATCCCGAAAAGCAGAACAGCCAGTTTGATCCAGCCCAGGCCCGACTTTTCGCTGGGGTTCGTCAGCTCGAAGAGTAGCAGACCACTTAACCAGATGAGCAAACACCACTCGTACCAGTACGGCAGGAGGCTGGGACGCACCACCGGATAGATTGGCGTTATGCCGACTATCATCAGCAGCACCATCAGGTATATGTGCGACGTTAAATACGACATGAATTTTATGATTGGCACTTTGTTGTATTTGTGGCCGAGTGGCAGTGTGAACACGACCCACACGGGAGGGCAAATGAGGAAACCGATGAACAGGAACATAGTCCTCCAGGGGGCCCACGTTAAACTTCCCCGCCACAATTcctaaaaatcaaaattcaaaatgagaCGAAGAACACACTCGATCGGTTCAGTTGTTATATTacatgcatgcacttacttatAAATGAGATTTCTAGAACATTCATACAAAACTTAAAGGAGTCATAGACGATGCGACACTTTGCCAAATTATCTCTCGTAGCTGTTGTTGGTGTCTTTATATGTAAGACGAGTGAAAAATTGCTCCAACTCCAAACAAAAAGCATGAGCTGGATTCAGATGGGGAATGTTGTTAGCTTTGAGATCCTCAGTTGATCATATCAAAGATTTGAAATATGTAGATAACGGAAAATATGCTGAAAAAAGGTCTTGGGTTTACGTGTTCGGACGTCTATCTGGTTACATTATTTCTTAAAGGGTACGATTTAACGgtgagttaaaaaaaaataactttgctCCTTAGAATGAATTatttgcgcattagaataaaataaattatatataaaataaatatatatcagtcaaataaaaaatgttacaatgagcaataatttatttgtatgtagtatgaaattgaaaaaaaaaattcgatcatttaacaattaaaaaatgcgCAGAAAAAATCCCATGATTTCAACTACAAcaaattttcagtttaattggcaaattctaaatTCGCAAGTTATAAAGATTAAACACCTATGCTATTGAATGGGCCTACTTGGACGGTGGCCGGTTGAGACATTGCCGATCATATATGCGAGATCTAATGCTCAACGTTAATGCGCATTTAATTCACTTTagattgctttatattttttctgttgtaAAAGTAACTAAAATTGTTGACCTAATTAAAACAAcggatttgtaatttttcaaaagatcatgtgtttttttatttactaaaggtttttaattttattgcttattttatttttttaagtattttttgttatgtttaaaatattatataatatcaatatacGACCTTTTATAcgttcttttattttataatctaattataatttttctattgttgtttttttttaaatatatgagaatttttttttaaattttacatttatatttttaaatgatattatatatttattaattcacaaaaattttatcaaattacgataaatgcgcatttaaattatttccttTCTTAAACGTCCTTGAATGATTTTGGCGAACTCAAGCTAGATATATTTACGTCGTTTATATAccaaagatttatttataatgtgttaGGCAACTTGTCGCATAGAATATGACTCCTTTAGTCCACTGTCATTTTACAAGGCATAGCCTTCTAGAAATTACCTATCTTTTACCTGGAGGTATCTTTGTACTACGGTATGGGCTATGACTTCCTTCTGTtcattttctattaaaacatcTAAAAATTCCATATTTCTACGATCAGTGGCAGTGAGGATGCGTCCAGCTGAATCCGACCCAGCCGCTAGAGCTAACAGTTCTGTGGCCATCGATTCACATTGCTTGCCAGCTGATATCAAATCTTTGGCTCGTTCTTTTTCCTACAACACccaaacaaaaatcaataaatttattcagTTGAAACATATGCACGGTATATATGGTTGGATTTGTACGCACCTTAGAagataaattaatgaaaatattagaTAATTTGGCAGCTGCATCTACTGGTGCGGGTGAAACTAAAATGAACTCTTCTATCGGCTTATTATTGTAGTTCTTCGAACACaccattaaattatatacaaatctaCGATCTTCCATCAACGAGTACGTGTCGTGCTCTTTGTGCATCAGGTATTCCAACACGTCGTTGTGTCCCTCGGAAGCTGCGAACCATATCGCCGAACAGTTAAAATTTGTCTCGGTCTTAGGAGATGCTCCCGACTCACACAACAGTTTTACAACGTCTAAATGGCCTGCTTTCGAAGCACAATGCAAAGGAGTCCACCCGTTCTTGTCTGTAGCGTTGATTTCAGCACCCTGTCCCAGCAATACCTCCACCATCTGATAATGTCCATGGGTGGAGGCTATGTGGAGACCAGTTTTTCCATGACGATCCGTACTCTGCAAAAGTTCGGCAGATCTACTCAAGAGGAGACCCACCACTTGCATATGACCGCCGAAACACGCCAGATGCAAGGAGTTATAACCCTGAAAAAAGTAAATGCATTACATAGACTATATAACCAATACcatatttgaaaacattttcatgagttttacatacattttctgTTGTAGCAGCCTCAACTTGCACTCCTGCCGAATTGAGCAACAGTCTGACAACGTTCTCGTTACCTGAATATGAGGCTAAATGCAAAGGTGTCATGCCGGACTCGGTCCCAAGTTCACCCACCAAAGAAGTACCAGTAGGTGCATCTGATTTTACTGTGCCAGGCACATGCGTCAGCAACTCTCGAACAGTATCTAAACATAAAACGCCATTAAGTATACGTACACATTAGATGCAACAGTTCAAAGATTATATTTAGTTAACCTGCTTGTCCGTAGTATGCCGCCACATGAAGGGGTGTGAGTCCTAGCTTTTTGCTAGATATCTTCAGAGAATTTGACGTTCTCATGACTTCCAGCACCTGCCCGTGTCCATTTTGAGCTGCCAAATGCACTCCGGTGAATCCAGATTTGTTTTCATCAGTTATTGATGCACCAGCGCGTACCAATGCTTTGACCACGTCAGCGTGTCCACCTTCGGCTGCCAGTTGTAAAGGAGTAGAATCGTTCAATCGATTCCTTGCCGATATCACTCCGTTCTTATCGAATTTCATGAGCTCTTCTATCACTTTCACGGATCCCTGCATGGCGGCTATGTGAGCACAAGTGTTCCCGTCACGATTGGTTGCCATTACTAAACTCGGATGCTGCTGTAAGAACAACTGTGCCACTTCTGAAAAATTGTTCTGGGCCGCCGCGTGAATGGGCTTCTGTCCTAGTTCATCGGTCGCGTCTATGTTAGCTCCTAATTCCAACAGCGAGCGACATACCTCGATTTGACCACTGGCTGCTGCTAAGTGAAGAGGCGTTTGCTTCTTCAGAGTCAAGACGTCTATCACAGCGTTATGGTCCTTGATGAGAAATTTAACAAGGTGGGTGTATCCGTTCATGGCCGCCAAATGCAAAGCCGTCCTTCCGTTTCTTGATTTTGAGTTTATGAAAGCTTTGTTGGTGAGAAGGGCGTCGCATACTTCTAAATATCCTCGTTCAGCCGCCAAGTGCAGAGCTGATCTGCCTTCTGTGTCGAAGACGTCAACTCGAGCATGATTGGCGAGCAGCGTGTTGACTAGCTCCAAGTGCCCCCTGTGACAGGCTATCAACAAAGGCGTCCACCCCACTGATGATTGTTTGTTCATGGCCTTCTGCACGTCGGTGGATgacatattttcaatcatttgaTACATAACATCGTTGTTACCGGCAACGGCACAATAATGAAAAGCAGTTTCGCGCACTTGTTTGGTTTCCAAAGTCACATCGGCACCGTGTTGAATCAACAATCTAACCACTTCACGATCGTTTCCAGCAGTTTCAACATCTTCCTGGTTTATATGAGAAGCACAATGTAAAGCAGTGGCGCCGTCATCGTTGACCATGTTGATGTAGGACGTGGTAGCTTCGGCGCCATGCTTTTCCATTACGAATTCGATCAGCTGACGTACAATGTCGGGTCTGCAACTTCGACCTGCCAAATGCAACGGCGTCTCTCCCacctgaataaaaataaattcaatataccaaaaataatacaaaaaacgacaataatttaaatgaacATAATTTACTTTTGATTTGTTGAGAGGATCTCCTCCATCTTCGAGTAGGAGCGTCAGCGT
The nucleotide sequence above comes from Arctopsyche grandis isolate Sample6627 chromosome 4, ASM5162203v2, whole genome shotgun sequence. Encoded proteins:
- the nompC gene encoding no mechanoreceptor potential C, encoding MTTGMTPLMMAVKDNKTSVLDRMIELGSDVGARNNDNYNVLHMSAMFSREDVVKLLLSKKGVDAFSTGGSRQQTAVHLVASRQTGTATSILRALLTAAGKDIKTKADGRGKIPLLLAVEAGNQSMCRELLSSQTSEQLKATTTNGDCALHLAARRRDIDMVRILVDYGSNVDAQNGDGQTPLHIASAEGDETLVKYFYGVRASAAIADHQDRTPMHLAAENGHASIIELLADKFKASIFERTKDGSTLMHIASLNGHADCAMMLFKKGVYLHMPNKGGARSIHTAARYGHVGIINTLLQKGEKVDVTTNDNHTALHIAVESCKPAVVETLLGYGADVHIRGGKQRDTPLHIAARVPGGEKCALMLLKSGAGVNLPTEDGQTPVHAAAQHGNLSTLTLLLEDGGDPLNKSKVGETPLHLAGRSCRPDIVRQLIEFVMEKHGAEATTSYINMVNDDGATALHCASHINQEDVETAGNDREVVRLLIQHGADVTLETKQVRETAFHYCAVAGNNDVMYQMIENMSSTDVQKAMNKQSSVGWTPLLIACHRGHLELVNTLLANHARVDVFDTEGRSALHLAAERGYLEVCDALLTNKAFINSKSRNGRTALHLAAMNGYTHLVKFLIKDHNAVIDVLTLKKQTPLHLAAASGQIEVCRSLLELGANIDATDELGQKPIHAAAQNNFSEVAQLFLQQHPSLVMATNRDGNTCAHIAAMQGSVKVIEELMKFDKNGVISARNRLNDSTPLQLAAEGGHADVVKALVRAGASITDENKSGFTGVHLAAQNGHGQVLEVMRTSNSLKISSKKLGLTPLHVAAYYGQADTVRELLTHVPGTVKSDAPTGTSLVGELGTESGMTPLHLASYSGNENVVRLLLNSAGVQVEAATTENGYNSLHLACFGGHMQVVGLLLSRSAELLQSTDRHGKTGLHIASTHGHYQMVEVLLGQGAEINATDKNGWTPLHCASKAGHLDVVKLLCESGASPKTETNFNCSAIWFAASEGHNDVLEYLMHKEHDTYSLMEDRRFVYNLMVCSKNYNNKPIEEFILVSPAPVDAAAKLSNIFINLSSKEKERAKDLISAGKQCESMATELLALAAGSDSAGRILTATDRRNMEFLDVLIENEQKEVIAHTVVQRYLQELWRGSLTWAPWRTMFLFIGFLICPPVWVVFTLPLGHKYNKVPIIKFMSYLTSHIYLMVLLMIVGITPIYPVVRPSLLPYWYEWCLLIWLSGLLLFELTNPSEKSGLGWIKLAVLLFGMCGVAAHVSGMLFIDKPYWPTLMYCRNQFFALSFLLACVQILDFLSFHYLFGPWAIIIGDLMKDLARFLAVLAIFVFGFSMHIVALNQPFKNFTPEEVRRLSRPRPKEYFSDVKMNPILSFELLFFAVFGQTTTEQTHASPPVEQPAWTEYLYKIVFGIYMLVSVVVLINLLIAMMSDTYQRIQAQSDIEWKYGLSKLIRNMHRTTTAPSPLNLVTTWLMWLIAMCKARMAKRKRPSLVHLIGMQRNQMSARTKAGAKWLSKVKKTQVVPKDSVALSVVHLSPLGSQLSFSSTTRIENVADWETIAKRYRALWRDSTEGPGRAESEDVASTVSELPGATTPAPN